One window of the Shewanella cyperi genome contains the following:
- the ruvB gene encoding Holliday junction branch migration DNA helicase RuvB gives MIEADRLIQPQLQGQDEVIDRAMRPKLLDEYTGQDETRAQLKVFIQAAKNRGEALDHMLIYGPPGLGKTTLAMIVANEMGVNIKSTSGPVLEKAGDLAALLTNLEPGDVLFIDEIHRLSPVVEEILYPAMEDYQLDIMIGEGPAARSIKLDLPPFTLVGATTRAGSLTSPLRARFGIPLRLEFYNVKDLSSIVARSAKVMEVPMDEEGAHEIARRSRGTPRIANRLLRRVRDYAEVRHDGVITATVAQQALDLLDVDAEGFDYMDRKLLLAIIDKFMGGPVGLDNLAAAIGEERETIEDVLEPFLIQQGFIQRTPRGRIATARAYGHFDIIKPD, from the coding sequence ATGATAGAGGCTGACAGACTGATCCAGCCCCAGCTTCAGGGCCAGGACGAAGTCATAGACAGGGCGATGCGCCCCAAGCTACTGGACGAGTATACCGGCCAGGACGAGACCCGGGCCCAGCTCAAGGTCTTTATCCAGGCGGCGAAGAACCGCGGTGAAGCCCTCGACCATATGCTGATCTACGGCCCACCGGGTCTCGGCAAAACTACCCTGGCCATGATAGTGGCCAACGAAATGGGGGTGAACATCAAGTCCACCTCCGGGCCCGTGCTGGAAAAGGCCGGCGATCTGGCGGCGCTGCTGACCAATCTTGAGCCCGGTGATGTACTGTTCATCGATGAAATACACAGGCTTAGCCCCGTGGTGGAAGAAATCCTCTATCCGGCCATGGAAGACTATCAGTTGGATATCATGATAGGCGAGGGGCCTGCGGCCCGCTCCATCAAGCTGGATCTGCCGCCTTTTACCCTGGTGGGCGCCACCACCCGTGCCGGCTCACTGACCTCGCCGTTGCGTGCCAGATTCGGGATCCCGCTGCGACTGGAATTCTATAACGTCAAAGATCTCAGCTCGATAGTGGCACGCTCGGCCAAGGTGATGGAAGTGCCCATGGACGAGGAGGGCGCCCATGAGATCGCCCGCCGTTCCCGCGGCACGCCGCGTATCGCCAACCGTTTGCTGCGCCGGGTGCGCGATTATGCCGAAGTGCGCCATGACGGGGTGATAACCGCGACCGTGGCCCAGCAGGCCCTGGATCTGCTGGATGTGGATGCCGAAGGATTTGATTACATGGACAGAAAGCTGCTACTGGCCATCATAGACAAGTTTATGGGCGGGCCCGTGGGTCTGGATAACCTCGCTGCCGCCATAGGTGAAGAGCGCGAAACCATAGAAGATGTGCTGGAGCCCTTCCTTATCCAGCAGGGCTTTATCCAGCGCACCCCAAGGGGACGGATAGCGACGGCCAGGGCCTATGGTCATTTCGATATTATTAAACCCGACTGA